In the genome of Oncorhynchus nerka isolate Pitt River linkage group LG27, Oner_Uvic_2.0, whole genome shotgun sequence, the window ttagtccaggcctgggtggagatccctcaggagaccatccgccacctcatcaggagcatgcccaggggttgtagggaggtcatacaggcacgtggaggccatacacactactgagcctaattttgacttgttttaaggacataacatcaaagttggatcagcctgtagtgtggttttccactttaattttgagtgtgactccaaatccagacctccataggttgataaatttgatttccattgataatttgtgtgattttgttgtcagcacattcaactatgtaaagaaaaaagtatttaataagaatatttcattcattcagatctaggatgtgttattttagtgttccctttatttttttgagcagtgtatttaatacattttagaataaggctgtaacgtaacaaaatgtggaaaaagtctaggggtctgaatactttccgaatgcactgtaaatgtaaCCTTTGAAAGTACTGTAATTTCTTTGTGTAACCTTGTGCAAAATTGACAATTACTATAATATATTCTAAGAATATACCCCTCCATCTTGTGTGGGTTTGAAATGCAGTGAAAGGAGCTCTAGTCATGTTACCACTTTGGCATATCCACGCTGGTCAAGAACTACATTCTCAGGCTTCAGATCCCTGTATGTGATATTGTTGTGGTGCAGGAAGATAAGGGCCTCAACAACACAGGCAGTGTAAAAACGTGTGCTACTGTCATCAAACGAGCCTCTGAAATGTAGGAGCAAGAGCACAATAGGGATTAGAAAGTGGGACATACTGATGTTGTGCCCTAAAAATAAGAATTCAAACGCTATCAATTCAGTTATAAAATCCATACTGTAAAATATAAAAAAGAACATGTAGTAGACAGTAGTGAAGTTAGCAGTACCTGTCTTTCAGTAGATTCCAGAGCTCACCACCTAAACAAGCTTCTGTCAGCATGTACAGGCACTTTGCATCTCGGAAGGTACGGTGTAACCTAGGAGTGGCAAAGAAGACACAGGTGTTATCCAGTTGATAAGCATATAGTGAGTCAACCAGTCTAAGATTAGTACAAGGATTCAGTCTGATCACAGGTGATAGGCGttgagtttaaaaaaataaattgaGCCGAAATATGCAGCGTTTATACAGTGAATGAGAACTCCGTGAACATGAGAACATTGCCTAAGCCGCAATGCCTATAACCCTCGATAGGATTGAATCCCGGCCTAGGTATATTTGGCTGGTGGTTGGGTGCACAGCACACCTGACGATGAATGGACTATGAGCTGCCATGAGGATGTGTCTTTCCCTCAGGATGCACTCCTGTTGAGCAGTGCTTAGGATCTGATGCTTCCTCAACACCCTCATGGTGAACGGGCAGTTGATGTTTGTCTTAAGCTGTACCTAGAAGGAATGCAAAAACATCAACATGTAGGTTAATCCATTAAAAGCAACATGGAAACCAGACAATAATGCACTGGGATTTACTGACACAGTTTCAAGCTTGACCCACTACTTACTCCCAACTTCGGCCAATTAGACCACGTCGGTATTCCTACTCCCCGCCTACAAGCAGGAACTCAAGAGGGAGTCACCAACACAGAGAATAGTGAGGCGCTGGACAGAGGAGGCAGACTCAATGCTGCATGATTGTTTTGAGAATAATGCTTGGAATATGTTCAAAGATTCATCCACCCAGGACTCATCCATCGACATTAATATACATTGTCAGTCACAGGTTTCATTAGGATATGTGTtgatgatgttgtacccacaataATAATCCGGACATACCCCATCCAAAACCCATGGATGAACGGCGATATCCGTACAATGCTGAGAGCCCGTAATTCAGCATTCAATGTCAGCAGAACGAACCCCGATGACTCGGTTGTGCATAGCGCGTACAAGACAAGCAGGTACGAGCTCAATACCTTCGGGACGCAAAACGACAATACAGACTCAAACTTGAATTGATGGTCGACAACACAGACTCGTGTCACAATGGCAACTCTAGCTGTACGTTGCCCACCGAAGTCTCCCTCACAGACAAGCTTAACacattctatgctcgcttcgaggtagACAATACCCAACCATTCAGGAATACTCTCACTGCTCCGGACGCCCAAGTGATTACACTCACTTAACACAGGGCCCCCCAGGTGTGTGTCCTCagtcctctgctgtactccctgttcacacacaACTGCGTGGCTTTGCACGACACCAACtctatcatcaagtttgctgataacCAACAACGACAAGTCACCCTATGGGGTGGAGGTAAGTGAACTGGCATTATGGTGACATGACAAAGACCTCAACGTCAgaaaaacaaaggagttgattgttgacctgatccacatcaacgggactgcaggacggtatcggagcatgaggtctgataccaacaggttcagagacagtttctatctacaagccatcagactgctgaacacttgaattGAACTGACCATCTGCTCTGACTCTCCGCACCTTAGCACACATTCCCTCAGTCAtgcacacacccagacagacatacacacacgcatatacattcatgctacacacacacaaatgctgcTAACAGACTCTTATTATATGGCTCAGTTTATACACTGTCCCCCTTCCCCAATACacatgtaaatattggactataaattgtgccttcctgtataatacttatgctaaaatgtttattcttttctactgagccatttactctgtttgtattcttatcttttattattttttattgttgttgcattgtcaagaaggaacctgcaagtaagcatttccttGGATGATGTATTCCATGCATATCCCgtacatactactaatacaacttgaAACAACTCACCAGCTCTGAATGACCCGTTTCTCCCTCTCCTAGGTTACAGATGACCTGGAAATCTCTGAGAGAGGCGTTGGATAGGAGAGCTGCATCTTCCTCTGACCTGCACACATGGAAAAGATGAATTAGCCAATGTTGCTTTACTTGttctaaataaaggttaaatccaTAAAAATGGTTCATTTCGATCAAGGCTCATTAAAATAtaaacagagagctagagagacaaAACATGTAAGCCTTATGATAAGACATTATAAAGGTTTATACCATGCTTATAACAAGTACAAACGCAATATACCTGTTGGCTGGAAAGTGTTACCTATAGTTTCAGTTGCTACTTACTGGACTTTGAGTTCGCTGCTCTTGTGCACATTATGACTGTCCTCTACCAAACCTATGATCTTTTTGAAAGACCTGATGAAAGATGATATGGTCTTAGGTCACTTAAAACATTTTTAACAATTTTCACATCATAACAAAGTGGCTTATGAAAACTATACTGGCACTGTGTGCTTGGGGGTCACTGTGGTGGGTCATTGTGTGCATGTTGGAGATATGTACTACATCATTCTACAAATACGATTGAAGCAGAATATCCAACATTCTCAAATAATCATGCCATAGTCTAAACAAATCACTTACTCTCTATCCACAACCAGGCATGTGACATCACCAGCAGCAATGACATTCACTGTCCGCACATCCTCTCTGGAAATCAAACAAAAGTTTTGTAATTGAAAGGTTATCAAAATGGCATTGCAATAAATGACAACAGCACTGACACCATGCAGACAGAAAATGTTATCGCTCAGAATATTCTCTTGAAATCTGTGAGACCCGTGTTGCTTTTATTACTATCATTTTCTCGAATCCATTGACCTCGATAGTTCCATTATGAATTTGCATGTTGTCACTAGCTCACACTGTCCTAATGATTGTAGTTGattatgagggacaacatgatgagCAAAATGCAATCACATAGGGAGAGTACGTCTCATTCCCCACATGATTCCGTCAATCAAACTTGGACAATATTGGCTTAGTGATAGCTGAATTATACATATAGTATGATGGTATGTATGTTCTATTACTCTGTAACTACAACTGTCTAGTGGTTATTGAGATTTGTGATACGAGAGAGCTAGTATGTCAATGTATATCAAGCCATGTAATGTGTAGGAATGTAAGCTGCTGTATAAAAGATATTTGGATAAAAGCACATGATGTATTACTGTTTCTCACCCCCTCAGTGCTTTCTCTCCAAACCAATGGCCCTCAGAGAGAGTTGACAGGAGTACTGCCTCTTCATCGGCTGACTTGTTCTCTGTCACCTTCACCTAGGTCGGGAGGCAGATAGAGGGGGCAGAGACTgcttgtctgtcttgtctcttTCACGCCATCTTTGAAATGTGGCGATGCACGGATTAATTAGCACCATCTGTGCCAGTACAGTTGTTGTGTCAGACTAACCCCTGCAGATGCCTATTTCTGTCCTCCACTAGTTGAAGCTTGTTTATTGAGTTCAAGGTAAGGTTCAGCCATCCTCATCCTTACCTGGCCACTACTGATGATGTAGAACGTGTCCCCTGTGGCACCCTGGCGAATAATATAATCACCTTCACTGTAGCGACTCTgttgagacagacaggtgagagatGGTGGATAGGTGGGAAAAAGAGTGACGGGAGTTAGAAATAAAAGTATGATGGCAGGGGGAGAAGGGATATGTAGCATGTGAGATGTTGAGAATCCTATCATGTGTACATCACCAACCAATCAACACAGATCTTTTGTCTCTGTGCCAACCTGATTAGGCCGCCAATGCAATGCAAATACACCTGTAAACTGTCCACAGAGAATGCATAGCAGATGGATAATAATTATTTGGAAGACATACGAAAatgattagctagctagattctgtTTGTGGAACATGGCTTTTCTACAGCATGTTGCGTTAGTGAATCTGAGGAGTGAATGTGTATAATAGATTCATGTTCTGTACCTCTTCCAGAATATCAGACACTTTCATGAGCACATCCTCTGGCAGCGAGCGCAGGAAGGGTACTCTGcagccagacaaacacacaaacagcaGGACGACTGACTCACAACATATTACATTTGAACGATTCTACTATAGTCGCGTAGATTGTAGATTAGTGTCAATTCTACACAAATATGCATTTTCAATTTTACACAGATATGTATTTTCCTTGTGTAGTGATGAGGGTGGTATTGACCTGCAGAGGAGCTCTCTGAACTCGGCCAGTCTGCTGAGGCCACTCTGCACCATGATGGTCTGAAAGCTCTGCCGGTCAATGACCCACAACATGCTGTGTTTTAGGGctgcagagaaagacagagaatggTAAAGAAGATCTTCCAAATCACACAATGTCAAGAGCAGTGGTAGGAAGAAACAGAAATCTCGTTAGGGATgaatgtattctgtattctgtgagTATACCGTATGTGTGTTGAGTGGACATTTGAATTCTTACCCTTACAGTTTATGTTAGTATTATAGATAGTCCCCTCTGTTATATTACAATGTAAGGCTATGGGACTTAGCAAATGTCTTCTATTTCACAACATTTTCATGTCTATAAATAGATGTCAAGGCCGGGTTTGCAAACGAGGCTCTACAAACAATGTACTCCTAGAAACACAGTTACATAACACTACTATAAATGTTTCCTGTACTCTTAAAAGGAATGTCTGAGTGTTTGTGTTCCTTTCTCTGAAAGTGTTATAGATAAAAGAATAAGGAGGACAGATTCTAGATTACATTCCCCACGCagccttcctctcttcctttgtCTGTTCTGTGGGCAGACAGTAATGGAACTCTGATAGAGATGTTGTAAATTAATAATGATCCAGATTAATTGATTCAGCAGGAGGCTCCGTCCTGTACTGGCCATACAACTCCAATCCATCTAGTCCTTCCCCTCCCAATCATGCCATTATTTAAGTTGGTAATGAAAGCACGGTGGGAAATCAACATGCCATTGTTATCTTTATATGGTACGTATTGTAGCGAACGGCAGGGAAGTGAACCCGGGTCGCTGGCCTACGCATTGCGCCAGTAGGGTTATCCCACTTGGTGGGAATTCTAACTTGGCTCATATAGCAAGGGTCACTACACTGCTGCCTTCGAACGGAAAGGCACGTCCCCGTGCTTCATCACTACCGCAGCCCCTTCACGCGTCTGGTCATGTGTTCCGATGGTCTCGACAACTGCCATCCcatttctgacaccaatgtaCCGAACGGCAGGGCAGACAGGCAGGGAAGCGACGTCACTGATGTGAAAAGGCAAACACCCTATCGTGCCAATAGGGTTAACCCATTTGGTGGGAATTGTAACGTGTATATTTGAGTCTAAAATTTGAATGTCAGATATTAGTCTAACCCTTTTAAATGTCATACTCTTTGCCATTTTCTGGGAAGAACATCCTGTGTGACCATGAATGTCAAATCAGGGAACACATTTTTTCACCTAAACCTCTTACTGTTACAGTGATTTTAGACTACAGGATAGAAAGCTTTATTGATGTTCTTTGATGGCAACAAAGAGAAAAAGTCATTTCAGGTCAGCCAGGAGAACCAGGGAATGGGTTGGGAAGAGTGCATACAGAAGAAAGAGAAAAGGCCAGGAACATAAATGTATATGTTGCTGTGAGAacagatagggagagggagattgACTGAAAGATAAATGTACTATACAATTAAACAGGAAACCGGCAATGCCCTGAAAGAGAAAATGGACATGGTGGCACAGTGGAAAAGAGGACAGGAGGATGACAAAGGAAACACTATAAGAGGGGGAGAAATGAACAGATTTTTTTCATTTGCACTGATTCTGTCCATTCTGTCAACCTATTTCTTTGTGAAAGCAGGTCAGATGTGAGCAGCAGTGGCTGCATTTCCCAGTGGGCTATGGGCACAGACAGTGTAGAGAGACGATAGCACACATTTCATTTTCCATTGAGAAAATCAACTGCAAGTCACTGAGCAATAATAGGTCTTGTTGAGAGGATATTTTTTTCAGTCATGAGGAAAAATGCAGTGAAATCAATAAAGAGAAAATGTATAACCAAAtaaaatgtgttgttttgatATATCATTATACATATGTGCGTATGTTAATTTCCATTTCCAAGTAAATGGTATAAATAGTAGGAGAGCTGAGAATGAAGATGAGTTAGGCAGTCAGGTAATTTAAGATGTGTTTTCTTATTCCACACAtctcagaggagaggagtgttTGAAGCTGTGATGTAGTGTTTGAAAAAGTTATTTTGATTTGAAATTCTACAGAACTTCCCAATCTGACACCAAATCTACACAGCTGTGATGAATAGGCTGGTCTGTGATGGTGATGCTCTCTTGAACAATCATTTTTTTAGGCCAATGAAAAATCAATCCAAGCACAGCAGAATTGTGGAAGGATTTCAAGACAACATGTTTTGCATTCACTTCAGCTGTTGTTACAAAAGGAATAGAACAACCACACTACACAGCACTCCATACACAACGCTCCAGTACCTGATATAGTGTAGGTGTAGGTGCAGCTGTACAGGAGTGCCAATTCTCCAAACACTTTTCCTGGTTCAATTGTGAGAAGCTTCTTGGCATCCTTGGTcatctccatcttcccctctgtTAAATGCCCATTTAAACACAAATACGCAATGCAGCAAATACAGAATATATTGTTATCAACAGATTACAAATGCTTAAAATCAAAGTGCACCAGTGATGTTGCAGCAATATGTGGCATCCTTGTGTTTAAGAAtgcatgtatgtgtttaccttTGTGCATGTttatgtttgcatgtgtgtgtttatagcatTGGCATATGCGTGTTAGactatgtgtgtgtatgacagTGCAGTTGCTGTTTGATCTCCTTCAGAGGAGGATGGTAAAGAATGGTGATGGCAGTCTGAGGCGTCCATACAAACAGCAGGGTGGCAGCTGAGGAGGTGTGACCACACGTTAGCTCAGCCCCCCTCACCCAGCTGCAGGTGCAGGGAGTGTGACTGACACAATCAGATGAACGCAGCTGTCTGAGATATGCCATGTGTCAGGTAGAGACACTTTCATCTACAACAGCACAGCAGAAACAGAAACAGTCTAGGGCTCAGGTAACAAGAAAAGCAAATTGGACAACCGTGCCCGATTGCCTGTCACATCAGATATGAGGGTAGCAGGAGAAATGCCTGAGCTCCAGCATCAATGAGCATTGCAAACCAGGGCCGATCATGAATGGGCCTCTTGCCCTGTCCCTGTCTGACATTAAACATTTTGTATGCCGCTTATCATgcacaacaccatctctccctctctccttccagaaACAGGTCATTCTAACATTCCCCCTCATTGCGCCAGAAAGCAGTGTCGGCACTAACAGAGAAGCATACCAACTCAACTTGTGTACTTGAGTAACATTTACTGGGCATATCTCTGAGCAAACTTTAAAAAACGAACAACCAACATACATTAAAGACCAAGAGCTGCCTGCTCTTAGATTGTGGAACCAAGTGCTCAAAGAATCATTCACCAAAACACCTTGAGCAATTACTATACCTTGGGAACTTTGGGTATACTTAAGTCCTCTTTTTGAGAGTGGGGCTATGCATGGAAATTCAAGAAGACAACGGGGTTTGGACCTTGAAGTGACTGTATTGTCAATCCACACTATACTCACCACTTTTAAATCACTGTTGATTTAACGTGTTACCTTCTAGAACATAGGCAAGAGTTCCACTGTCTCCCTCTTGAATGACGCAGCAGCCTTGGTTGACCGTGGTGGGGTACATACAGTCCATTATAGCCAGGATTTGCCCACCTTCCAGGTTCTTTAGAAAGTCATTCTCTAAAAAGGAGGTCTGAATCAGCTCCTGTGACCTGAAGGAGTAAAGAGTGTGTGAGGCAATCAATAAGTAATTTCACTGTGGCTAGTGTTTGACAACAAAGGCTCTAAAGCCTTGAGCCAAGTTTCATACAGTGTGTATAAATCAATGAAAATCCTTATTGACGTTTGTGTCTGTGCAGGTACCACTTGATCAGCCTTAAGGGCCTTTAGGAGCACATTTCTCAAGTGGAACAGTTAAAAGGGAATGTTGCCAAGGCTAACAGTGTCTTTAGTGTGTTCTCTCACTGTTGGCTTTTGTTGTAGCTTTTCAAGGTGGCCAAAGCATGTTGCCTTGGATCCTGAGTGAGGGGCTTTGACAATATGGTCTTTCTTCTGGTTCTCTGGATCTCTTCACACTGTGCAGAATGCCCTGAAACAGGCAAATAAATATATTTCTCTGCTCACCTTCTTTGTGCAACATATAAGGAGCACAATTTAAGTCTAAAAACAACAAATAGCCAAATGTAGAGTatttgcaggtagcctagtggttagagcgttgctgGATCGAAAtcccgagctggcaaggtaaaagtctgtcgttctgcccctgaacaaggcagttaacccactattccccgacaggctgtcattgtaaataagaatttgttcttaactgacatgcctagttaaataaagaaaaaagaaaaaaatcatAATATTCAGACACTCAATACAATGTATCCTGTGTTGGCACATATAGAAATACAgcgtcttcagaaagtattcataccccttgacttattttctcacccatctacacacactaccccataatgacaacctGAAatgttttttgcaaatgtattgaaaatgaaatatctaatttacataagaattcacacccctgagtcaatacatgctagaatcacttttggcagtgtctttctgggtaagtcttcaAGAGCTTTGCTcagctggattgtacaatatttgcacattattatttgttttattcttcaagctctgtcaagttggttgttcatCATTACTAGACATCCATTTTACGTCTTAGATTTTCCCAAAACATAATGCTAATTTCTTTGtcaatgtttttgttgttttagttctgtacaggcttccttctttggagtaactacaatgttgttgatccatcctcagttttctcctatcacagccattaaactctgtaactgttttaaagtcaccattggcctcatggtgaaatccctgatcggtttccttcttctccggcaactgagttaaaaaggacgcctgtatctttgtagtgactgggtgtttatgtcatgaataacttcaccatgctcaaagggaatgtctgtttttttacacatctaccaataggtgcccttctttgtttattttacctttatttaactaggcaagtcaatgacggcctaggaacagtaggttaactgcctgttcaggggcagaacgacagatttgaaccttgtcagctcagggatttgaacttgcaactttccggttactagtccaacgctctaaccgctaggctatcctgccgccccAAGTGAGGCATCAGAAAACCTCccaggtctttgtggttgaatctgtgtttaaaattcactgctcgactaagggaccatacagataattgtatgtgtggagattaggtagtcattcaaaaaccatgctattattgcacacagagtgagtccatgtaacttatgatgtgacttgttgagcacagttctactcctgaacttatttaggcttgccataacaaaggggttggttacttattgactcaagacatttcagcttttcatttttaattaatctGTATAAGTAGGcctgtgacacaaaatctcaaattcatccattttaatttcagactgttacacaacacaatgtggaaaaggtaaaggggtgtgaatactttctgaaggcactgtatgtgataAATAAGATGTATAAGAGCATAAAAGAAAAACATTGCCTGAAATGTGGATATACTTTTAGCATAATGTTTTACCTTCAATAGCTCCAGAAGAGGGAGTGATGGTTGCCCTGTGGCGGTCCAGTTCACCCTGCAGCCTCCGAATCAAGTCATCCTTGGCATCCAACTCCAGCTCCAGCTCATCAATGAGTGTATCCCTCTGGCGAAGCTCCTCAATCTTCAGTTGCAGGGCAAACTGCAAGTCTCGAAGTGTACCCATTGCCTCTGTAGAGCGGTGCAGAGCTGATCGGCAAGGGAATTATGAGATACTTAGAGTGTGTGTTACATtgcaaatgttttatttgttgCATTTCCAGAACATTCTAATTAGTCTGTCTTTGATTGAAAAGACAGCTCAAAAACTAATTTCTTACTAAGGCTGCAGTTGATGAAATAATAGGCATAGTACGCAACAAAATATGTCAAATTGTTAAGAGTATACACGCATTCAGCTTTAACTtcacagtaaaaaataaataaatcacaaaGTAAAATAACTTACCTACCGGAAGGACATCAGCAAGAAagtcttaaatgtaaatgtaagtctgAGAATCGAATGCCTGCAGTATAGTCTATCTTTTAGTTTTAAAGAATCGAATCACATCTGTCGCTGACTGTTTTCGATTCTGTTTTCGCTCGATTTAAAATTATGGACAGGTGCAGCACAGGCACTTGCAATACTGTCAGTGAAGATTGGATGTTTGTAGCTACAGAAAGACGATGGATAGATGACGCCTGAACGCTCTCGCCAGTAGGCTACTCTTGGCTCTCAGATTCCCTGTTCTCTCGCGTCGCGCAACATTGCTCTCGTACCTAATTGGGACACACTTCTTTCAGTGTTTTTCGTACCTAATTAGCCTGCATATGACTCGCTCAATAGTAAGGGGGTGTTTGTTAACCAAAGTTTATTGTAGGTAAAATCGTGGATGTCATGTCATCATATTACAAATTGGCATCGTGGTACACATAGCCCTATTGCAAAAAGGCTATATCTAAGGATGTTTTTCCTGAATTTGATGAGCAGGTTCAACATTTATAATAACCTAATGTTATAAATAAATACTATTACAGTTGTGTAATGCTCTCGATAACATAAATACATACTATTACAGTTGTGTAATGCTCTCGATAACAAAATGATCATGATgacattttttaaaacaattttaATATCATCATGCACAAATGATCCTTGCACCAATAGTTCCATCTATGCATTTGAGAgtaacatttctccagccccataaGTGACCGGTCGAACATACTCCACACAATAGGGGGCAGCACGCACATATTGAGTAGTAAAAGCAGTAGGGAAGTAACTAGAACATGGATTGTTGATAAGGTTCGGCCTGTTGGAAGAAACAACAAACCTGATATAATAACGTCGAATCGTTCTTAATTAAACAGTCAATACAATGATTTTAACTGTAAAACCACTTCAAGGAAAGGAGTGCAACGTACAGGTAAGCAGAGCGAAAGTCAGCTCAGAGCCGGTGGCTATGTCTGGCTAGCTTAGCTGCAAATGTTGTTTTCCTTGATCACGGGCTTCAGTACAGGTTACAGTTAGGaaactagctagttagcatttTTAAAgaaatttgtatttttttgtaatgtAGCTAGCTGACGTTAGCCACGGACTGTCTTGTTCACAACAGGGCTGTAACGTAATGAAATGATAGCTAGCTGGCTACAAATGTAGTGTCAGCTAGCTAACTAGTTATTGTAGCTTTCTTGTTCGTACTAGTAGTGAAGACCGCTAGCTAACGTTGTAGTTATGGTTCAGGGCGTTAGTGCGCGTTCAAGTCAGGAAGACTTGTTCAATTATAAAAATTGTGCAGTAGCTCATCAATATAGTCACGAATATTAAATGTCAGTTGTTTAATCTGTCACAATTTCAGGTCACAGAAGATGAAAAAGTATCCACTGTGAAAGAACTGGTGTCTGAACGTCTGAATATACCTGCAAATCAGCAGCGATTGCTTTACAAAGGGAAAGCCCTTGCAGGTATCTACACCAACTAGTTAACGGAAAAGTCCAGTTACCTAGACTCTGCCATATGACAATCATACACAGCTGGGGTGTTGTAGACAACTGTGTATGATGATGTCAAGTCACTGAATCTACCAAGCTACACATTGACCCGCTGCATGTTTGAATACTCTTTGTAACATCCATACTTGTACATACATTGAGTATACCAAactttaggaacaccttcctaatattgagttgcatgcCCCACTTTTCCCCTCAGAGCAGCCTCAATTCGCCAGGTCCTGGACttgacaaggtgtcgaaagcatccacagggatgctggccaatgtttacgccaatgcttcccacagttgtgtcaaattggatggatgtcctttggatggtggaccattcttggtacatgcaggaaactgttgtgtgaaaaatccagcagcaagccaccctttgccttgatgacaaccagttcttgacacaaaccgtctGCACCATTACACCTACTACCAAACCCTGTTTAAAGGCACTAAAATAATtggtcttgtccattcaccctctgaatgccacacatacacaatccatgtctcaaggcttaaaaattctttaacctgtctccccttcatctacactgatttgaagtggatttcatggaaagagtaggtgttcttaatgtttgtatGCTCAATGTATATTACAAAGCTATACACATCTTTGTCAATTTTCCTTTCAGATGAACACCGATTGAGTGATTA includes:
- the LOC115111583 gene encoding cGMP-dependent protein kinase 1-like, translated to MGTLRDLQFALQLKIEELRQRDTLIDELELELDAKDDLIRRLQGELDRHRATITPSSGAIEGHSAQCEEIQRTRRKTILSKPLTQDPRQHALATLKSYNKSQQSQELIQTSFLENDFLKNLEGGQILAIMDCMYPTTVNQGCCVIQEGDSGTLAYVLEEGKMEMTKDAKKLLTIEPGKVFGELALLYSCTYTYTISALKHSMLWVIDRQSFQTIMVQSGLSRLAEFRELLCRVPFLRSLPEDVLMKVSDILEESRYSEGDYIIRQGATGDTFYIISSGQVKVTENKSADEEAVLLSTLSEGHWFGEKALRGEDVRTVNVIAAGDVTCLVVDRESFKKIIGLVEDSHNVHKSSELKVQSEEDAALLSNASLRDFQVICNLGEGETGHSELVQLKTNINCPFTMRVLRKHQILSTAQQECILRERHILMAAHSPFIVRLHRTFRDAKCLYMLTEACLGGELWNLLKDRGSFDDSSTRFYTACVVEALIFLHHNNITYRDLKPENVVLDQRGYAKVVGFGCAKRVGLGKKTWTFCGTPDYVAPEMILNKGHSVSADLWSLGVFVFELLSGSLPFCGPDPMKTFTATIRGIDLVEFPKTISKSASSLIKKLCRNNPAERLGNQRNGAKDIQKHKWFEGFNWEGLRKGTLSPPIIPKFISHLEDSKLDPFTDILEDSPAVEDSDWDIDF